A genome region from Corallococcus caeni includes the following:
- a CDS encoding condensation domain-containing protein, with protein sequence IRLKGLTRTSASPLTRVSHDGPLPLSFAQQRLWLIDQLEPGSSLYNVPVAVRLEGHLRADVLERALQEVVRRHDALRTTFAQVEGAPVQVIHPDSHQPLALVDLSGVPEAQREPETRARVETEMRRPFDLRTGPLLRTLLFKLNETEH encoded by the coding sequence CATTCGCCTGAAGGGACTCACCCGCACCAGCGCCTCGCCACTCACCCGCGTCTCGCACGACGGCCCGCTGCCGCTGTCCTTCGCCCAGCAGCGGCTGTGGCTCATCGACCAACTGGAGCCGGGCAGCTCGCTCTACAACGTGCCCGTCGCCGTCCGGCTGGAAGGCCACCTGCGCGCCGACGTGCTGGAGCGCGCCCTGCAGGAAGTCGTGCGCCGTCACGACGCCCTGCGCACCACCTTCGCTCAGGTGGAGGGAGCGCCTGTCCAGGTCATCCACCCCGACAGCCACCAACCCCTGGCCCTCGTGGACCTCTCGGGCGTGCCCGAAGCGCAGCGCGAGCCCGAGACGCGGGCCCGCGTGGAGACGGAGATGCGCCGGCCCTTCGACTTGCGCACCGGCCCCCTCCTGCGCACCCTCCTCTTCAAGCTGAACGAAACCGAGCAC